Proteins encoded in a region of the bacterium genome:
- a CDS encoding YbaK/EbsC family protein: MPVAKLKELLDREEVKYVAISHSTAFTAQEIAASAHIPGRELAKTVMILLDGKMAMAVLPAPARVELERLREISSAERVELASESDFKQLFPECDTGAMPPFGNLYGLPVFVDRSLAEDEQIAFNAGTHAELIRMAYADFERLVQPKLGDFTVPAAVA, encoded by the coding sequence ATGCCAGTAGCAAAGCTCAAGGAGCTCTTGGACCGGGAGGAGGTCAAGTACGTTGCGATCTCTCATTCCACCGCGTTTACCGCGCAAGAGATCGCAGCGTCGGCTCACATACCGGGAAGGGAGCTCGCCAAGACAGTCATGATCCTGCTCGACGGCAAGATGGCGATGGCCGTGTTGCCCGCTCCCGCCCGAGTCGAGCTGGAGCGCTTGCGGGAGATCTCGAGCGCGGAACGCGTCGAGCTGGCGAGCGAAAGTGATTTCAAGCAGCTCTTTCCGGAATGCGACACCGGAGCCATGCCGCCCTTTGGGAACCTGTACGGGTTGCCGGTGTTCGTCGACCGTAGCTTGGCGGAGGACGAGCAGATCGCCTTCAATGCGGGCACTCATGCCGAGCTGATTCGGATGGCGTACGCTGACTTCGAGCGCCTGGTGCAGCCCAAACTGGGTGATTTCACGGTACCTGCCGCCGTCGCCTGA
- a CDS encoding sigma-54-dependent Fis family transcriptional regulator → MTAVLIVEDDPKIRANLLFQLSEEGLAPDAVENAEAALVRLEPRDRVLPDLMLLDVRLPGISGIDLVKHLVEADRLPATIIISGEASITETVEALKLGVHDFIEKPFTKERLARSIRNTLESRALKRESQALKRQVAVLESQLAGETRILGKSAAIEELRQQIGRAAPTDSRVLILGESGSGKELVAEALYRESQRGNEPFVKINCAAIPAQLIEDELFGHAKGAFTDARADKPGLFEEADGGTLFLDEIGDMEYELQSRLLRVLEDGRVRRVGETRDRPVDVRVIAATHTDLETAVREKRFREDLYFRLAHLPIRVPPLREHKQDIRLLFEHFVSRFCQRQRRRAPSIEDEIFEVLESYSWPGNVRELSSLAERLVVFGGDPITPHQLPGHLAEGGKPSAAELFRLDAGFTVLPLKEFKTLCEKEYIERVLQRTGWNVAAAARLLDIQRTYLHQKLAALGSQRPGSSTDSP, encoded by the coding sequence ATGACCGCCGTACTGATTGTCGAAGACGACCCGAAGATCCGTGCCAATCTTCTATTTCAACTGAGCGAAGAGGGTTTGGCGCCCGACGCCGTCGAGAACGCCGAAGCTGCTCTCGTCCGTCTCGAGCCACGGGACCGTGTCCTCCCCGACCTCATGCTGCTCGACGTGCGGCTACCGGGGATAAGCGGGATCGATCTGGTCAAGCACCTGGTCGAAGCCGATCGACTCCCGGCCACGATCATCATTTCGGGAGAGGCGTCTATCACCGAGACCGTCGAGGCCCTGAAGCTGGGCGTCCACGACTTTATCGAGAAGCCCTTCACCAAGGAGCGACTGGCCCGCTCGATCCGCAATACTCTGGAAAGCCGCGCACTCAAACGGGAAAGCCAGGCGCTCAAGCGGCAGGTGGCCGTGCTCGAGTCGCAGCTGGCCGGTGAGACCCGGATCCTCGGGAAGTCAGCGGCGATCGAGGAGCTGCGGCAGCAGATCGGCCGCGCCGCACCCACCGATTCCCGCGTTCTCATTCTCGGCGAAAGCGGCAGCGGCAAGGAGCTCGTGGCTGAGGCCCTGTATCGCGAAAGTCAGCGCGGCAACGAGCCATTCGTCAAGATCAACTGTGCCGCCATTCCCGCCCAGCTCATCGAGGATGAGCTCTTCGGACACGCCAAAGGGGCCTTTACCGACGCTCGAGCCGATAAACCCGGCCTGTTCGAGGAGGCTGATGGCGGCACTCTGTTTCTCGACGAGATCGGTGACATGGAGTACGAGCTGCAGTCCCGCCTTCTGCGCGTGCTCGAGGACGGTAGGGTGCGGCGTGTGGGTGAGACGCGCGATCGACCCGTAGACGTTAGGGTGATCGCCGCCACGCATACCGACCTGGAGACGGCGGTTCGAGAGAAGCGGTTCCGGGAGGATCTCTACTTCCGTCTCGCCCATCTGCCAATTCGGGTGCCGCCGCTGCGCGAGCACAAGCAGGACATCCGGCTGCTCTTCGAGCACTTCGTGAGCCGCTTCTGCCAGCGGCAACGCCGTCGCGCGCCGTCGATCGAGGACGAGATCTTCGAGGTCCTCGAGAGCTACTCCTGGCCCGGCAACGTCCGCGAGCTCTCCAGCCTGGCCGAGCGCCTGGTCGTTTTCGGTGGCGATCCCATCACCCCCCACCAGCTCCCTGGTCACCTAGCCGAGGGCGGCAAGCCATCGGCCGCCGAGCTCTTCCGCCTCGACGCCGGATTCACGGTTCTCCCCCTCAAGGAGTTCAAGACACTGTGCGAGAAGGAGTACATCGAGCGTGTCCTGCAGCGCACCGGCTGGAACGTCGCCGCCGCGGCTCGCCTCCTCGACATCCAGCGCACCTACCTGCACCAAAAGCTCGCCGCCCTCGGCAGCCAGCGCCCGGGAAGCAGCACGGACTCCCCTTGA
- a CDS encoding protein-L-isoaspartate(D-aspartate) O-methyltransferase: MKRLLLSIPLLLLTAGGAMAQATDYERQRRQLLEEVRADVQTTRRELRKDALDPKVLEALGRVPRHEFVSESLRQYAYLNRPLPIGHGQTISQPYIVAIMTDLLRTDPEDEILEVGTGSGYQAAVLAEMVKKVYSIEIIPELGESARERLGRLGYKNIETRIGDGYYGWKDHAPFDAIIVTAAGGHVPPPLLEQLKPGGRMLIPVGSPFWVQHLMEITKSADGEIRSRRVLPVSFVPLTGDH, from the coding sequence ATGAAACGTCTTCTTCTCAGCATCCCGTTGCTCCTTCTGACCGCTGGAGGCGCGATGGCGCAGGCGACCGACTACGAGCGCCAGCGTCGTCAGTTGCTGGAAGAGGTGCGGGCCGATGTCCAGACCACGCGCCGCGAGCTGCGCAAAGACGCCCTCGATCCGAAGGTCCTCGAGGCGCTGGGCCGAGTGCCGCGCCATGAGTTCGTGAGCGAGTCGCTGCGGCAATACGCCTATCTGAACCGGCCGCTGCCGATCGGACACGGTCAAACGATCTCGCAGCCCTACATTGTCGCCATCATGACCGACCTGCTCCGGACCGACCCAGAGGATGAGATCCTCGAGGTCGGCACCGGCTCGGGTTATCAAGCCGCGGTCCTGGCCGAGATGGTCAAGAAGGTCTATTCGATCGAGATCATCCCGGAGCTTGGCGAGAGCGCCCGCGAGCGGCTCGGGCGGCTCGGCTACAAGAACATCGAAACCCGAATCGGTGACGGCTACTACGGCTGGAAGGACCATGCTCCCTTCGACGCCATCATCGTCACAGCGGCGGGCGGGCACGTTCCGCCGCCGCTACTCGAGCAGCTCAAGCCCGGCGGCCGCATGCTGATACCGGTCGGCAGCCCCTTCTGGGTCCAGCACCTCATGGAGATCACCAAGAGCGCCGATGGCGAGATTCGGAGCCGCCGCGTGCTGCCCGTCTCGTTCGTCCCCCTCACCGGCGACCACTAG
- a CDS encoding SAM-dependent methyltransferase, which produces MPLRVAIGLLSGAAIAYQLLLMRLFSITQWHHFAYMVISLALLGYGASGALLTLFRQPLLKRFDFAFFWLAVLFGLSTVLCFAGAQRLRLNPFEVMWDPRQLGILTAVYLLLAVPFVCAGGAVGLALARFGDSIHRIYRADLVGAAGGSGALIGSLYLFRPADCLRLVAFVAGLAAVVSLFDRAGRGDAVGRRLGARRAMTAFGCAAAIALPFLWPPSWLTPRMSEYKALAKTLEVPGTEILAERSSPLGSLAAVQSGRIPFRIAPGLSFNFVGEIPEQRVIFQDGEVATVVDAGNSGSDPAAESPAYLDSLPAALPYYLPRPQSDELRVAMLGGSALALALSHGASEVHVVEVNPQISEIVSEELADFSSRLYGDPRVHTYSVDARGFFARSSRFDLITLDVGGARGIGAAGSLRETYAYTLEAFELFLESLFEHGILALGGELSSPPRSSLKLLATAAEALRRLDLDPPRHVIAIRSWNRFLILVKPSEITRNEIATARAFCENRGFDLAYFPEMDESQANRFHILEEPEIFRGAQALLGPVWKRFLSSYKFRIAPATDDRPYFFHFFRWATLAELIKLRTRGGAALMDLGYILLLTALPQAAVAGLLVILLPLRIAYSSTLGAGRVGLYFLYLGLAFLFLEIAFIQRLTLFLAHPLSAAAVVLAGFLFFAGLGSGASRRLDRLRLPGTREPLHTVLGAIVVLALVYLLFLPAVLARGIAWPVPAKVALALFVIAPLAFLLGMPFPLGLRNVAKTREELVPWAWGVNGWASVLSAVLATLLAVHFGFSFVVAAACGLYLLAARVAPR; this is translated from the coding sequence ATGCCGCTCCGCGTCGCGATCGGCCTCCTGTCCGGTGCGGCCATCGCCTATCAACTGCTTCTGATGAGGCTGTTCTCGATCACGCAATGGCATCACTTCGCATACATGGTGATCAGTCTTGCGCTGCTCGGTTACGGTGCGAGCGGCGCCCTGCTCACCCTTTTTCGGCAACCGCTTCTGAAGCGGTTCGACTTCGCGTTCTTCTGGCTCGCGGTCCTTTTCGGGCTATCAACTGTGCTCTGCTTCGCCGGGGCCCAACGGCTTCGACTCAACCCGTTCGAAGTGATGTGGGACCCGCGCCAGCTCGGCATCCTCACCGCGGTCTATCTGCTTCTGGCGGTGCCCTTCGTGTGCGCCGGTGGTGCCGTCGGTCTGGCCCTCGCGCGCTTTGGCGACTCGATTCACCGCATCTATCGTGCCGACCTGGTCGGAGCGGCCGGTGGCAGCGGCGCGTTGATCGGTTCTCTCTACCTGTTCCGGCCCGCGGACTGCCTGCGACTGGTGGCATTCGTGGCCGGCCTGGCGGCCGTGGTGTCGCTGTTCGATCGGGCTGGCCGCGGTGACGCCGTCGGACGGCGGCTGGGCGCTCGCCGGGCGATGACCGCTTTCGGCTGCGCCGCGGCCATCGCTCTACCTTTTCTGTGGCCACCTTCCTGGCTCACTCCGCGCATGTCGGAGTACAAGGCGTTGGCCAAGACCCTCGAGGTGCCCGGTACCGAGATCCTTGCCGAGCGCTCGAGCCCGCTCGGCAGCCTCGCCGCGGTGCAATCTGGGAGGATTCCCTTTCGCATCGCCCCGGGCCTGAGCTTCAACTTCGTCGGCGAGATTCCCGAGCAGAGGGTCATCTTCCAGGATGGCGAGGTCGCCACGGTGGTCGATGCCGGCAACTCGGGCTCCGATCCAGCGGCCGAGAGCCCCGCCTATCTCGATTCTCTGCCCGCTGCCCTCCCCTACTACCTACCCCGACCCCAGAGTGATGAGCTGCGTGTGGCGATGCTCGGTGGCAGCGCGCTGGCACTGGCGCTCAGCCACGGCGCGAGCGAGGTCCACGTGGTCGAGGTCAATCCGCAGATCTCGGAGATCGTGAGCGAGGAACTCGCCGACTTCTCGAGCCGGCTCTACGGCGATCCCAGAGTTCACACCTACTCGGTCGACGCGCGAGGGTTCTTTGCGCGGTCGAGCCGCTTCGACCTGATCACACTGGACGTGGGCGGCGCGCGCGGCATCGGCGCCGCCGGTTCGCTCAGGGAGACCTATGCTTACACCCTCGAGGCTTTCGAGCTGTTTCTGGAAAGCCTCTTCGAACACGGCATTCTGGCCCTGGGTGGCGAGCTCTCCTCGCCGCCTCGCTCCAGCCTGAAGCTCCTGGCCACGGCGGCCGAAGCGCTCCGGCGACTGGATCTGGATCCCCCCCGACACGTGATCGCCATCCGCAGCTGGAACCGCTTCCTGATCCTGGTCAAGCCCTCGGAGATCACTCGCAACGAGATCGCGACGGCGCGCGCGTTCTGCGAAAACCGCGGCTTCGATCTGGCCTACTTTCCCGAAATGGACGAGTCACAGGCCAACCGCTTTCACATTCTGGAGGAGCCGGAGATCTTTCGCGGTGCGCAAGCGCTGCTCGGCCCGGTCTGGAAGAGGTTCCTGAGTAGCTACAAGTTCCGGATCGCCCCGGCTACCGACGATCGACCCTACTTCTTTCACTTCTTCCGCTGGGCGACGCTCGCCGAGCTCATCAAGCTCAGGACAAGAGGCGGGGCGGCGTTGATGGATCTCGGCTACATCTTGCTTCTGACCGCGTTGCCCCAGGCGGCGGTCGCCGGTCTCCTGGTGATCCTGCTTCCGCTCCGTATCGCGTACTCGAGCACGCTCGGCGCCGGCCGCGTGGGTCTCTACTTTCTCTACCTCGGGTTGGCGTTCCTATTCCTCGAGATCGCCTTCATCCAGCGTCTGACCCTGTTCCTCGCCCATCCGTTGAGCGCGGCGGCGGTGGTACTGGCCGGCTTTCTGTTCTTTGCCGGTCTCGGCAGCGGCGCGTCCCGGCGACTGGACCGGCTGCGCCTGCCCGGGACGCGCGAACCGCTGCACACGGTCCTGGGTGCCATCGTGGTTCTGGCTCTCGTGTATCTCCTGTTCTTGCCCGCCGTGCTGGCCCGCGGCATCGCCTGGCCGGTACCCGCCAAGGTCGCGCTGGCGCTTTTCGTGATCGCACCGCTGGCGTTCCTGCTCGGCATGCCGTTCCCGCTGGGACTGAGGAACGTGGCGAAGACGCGCGAAGAGCTCGTGCCCTGGGCCTGGGGCGTCAACGGTTGGGCCTCGGTGCTCTCGGCCGTACTGGCGACCCTACTCGCCGTTCATTTCGGATTCAGCTTCGTGGTGGCGGCCGCCTGTGGCCTGTACCTGCTCGCGGCGCGGGTCGCGCCGCGCTGA
- a CDS encoding MFS transporter, translated as MTEPETSSTPADGDEPLLVEAPAGDSPARVRLFNRDFVLLWQGQLVSRMGSQTLTIAMMFWTMEATGSASLMGAMMMLGTLPAVALGPLAGTLADRVSRKWILVFCDAGSGLVLVGLAIPFFLADTPQQVLIWCLLGMVLLVGILQAFFLPASTALIPDLVPTEKLTSANGLDQGSLQLSTLVGQSVGGVLYKLLGAPVLFVIDGLSYLFSAVSESFIRVKPQAEPEELGASARSAYRKDLIEGLRYVWDDRGMRNFLLLAAVVNFFAMPILVLLPFLVSDHLGKGAEWYGFLLAGFGGGALVGYAAAGGLKLSAANRSAVLLSVLVVQSCLLAGLGFVYRPGLALVMMISVGALNGFFNIILTTAFQMGSDESLRGRVMGVVMTVAMAIAPLGMALGGILGDLTDKNLPLIFGLCGALIVVATLLLGLPRPVREFLSFSATAED; from the coding sequence ATGACCGAGCCCGAGACCTCCTCGACACCCGCTGACGGCGACGAGCCCCTGCTTGTCGAGGCGCCGGCCGGCGACTCTCCGGCACGCGTCCGTCTCTTCAATCGCGATTTCGTCCTCCTGTGGCAAGGCCAGCTGGTCAGCCGAATGGGCAGCCAGACGCTGACCATCGCCATGATGTTCTGGACGATGGAGGCTACCGGCTCGGCCAGCCTGATGGGGGCCATGATGATGTTGGGCACTCTGCCCGCGGTGGCCTTGGGGCCCCTGGCCGGGACCCTGGCCGACCGCGTGTCCCGCAAGTGGATTCTAGTCTTCTGCGACGCCGGAAGCGGGCTGGTACTCGTGGGCCTCGCGATCCCATTCTTCCTGGCGGACACGCCTCAGCAGGTTCTGATCTGGTGCCTCCTGGGCATGGTGCTTCTGGTGGGCATACTCCAGGCCTTCTTCCTGCCAGCTTCGACCGCTCTCATCCCAGACCTGGTGCCCACGGAAAAGCTTACCTCCGCTAACGGCCTCGACCAGGGCTCGCTCCAGCTCTCGACTCTCGTCGGCCAGAGCGTCGGAGGGGTCCTCTACAAGCTGCTCGGCGCGCCAGTGCTCTTCGTGATCGACGGCCTGTCGTATCTCTTCTCGGCGGTGAGCGAGAGTTTCATTCGCGTCAAGCCTCAGGCCGAACCAGAGGAACTGGGAGCTTCGGCTCGATCGGCGTACAGGAAGGACCTGATCGAAGGGTTGCGCTATGTCTGGGACGACCGCGGCATGCGCAACTTCCTCCTCCTCGCCGCCGTCGTGAACTTCTTCGCCATGCCAATCCTGGTGTTGCTGCCCTTCCTGGTCAGCGACCACCTGGGCAAGGGAGCCGAGTGGTACGGCTTCCTGCTCGCAGGGTTCGGAGGTGGCGCCCTCGTAGGCTACGCGGCGGCCGGTGGCCTCAAGCTCTCCGCCGCAAATCGCTCCGCGGTCCTTCTCTCCGTGCTCGTCGTTCAGAGCTGCCTCCTGGCGGGCCTCGGGTTCGTCTACCGTCCGGGACTGGCCCTCGTCATGATGATCAGCGTCGGGGCGCTCAACGGGTTCTTCAACATCATTCTCACCACTGCGTTCCAGATGGGCTCCGACGAGAGTCTGCGCGGTCGGGTGATGGGCGTCGTCATGACGGTGGCCATGGCGATCGCGCCCCTCGGTATGGCGCTCGGGGGTATCCTCGGCGACTTGACCGACAAGAACCTGCCGCTGATCTTCGGCCTCTGCGGCGCTCTGATCGTGGTCGCGACGCTTCTGCTGGGCTTGCCCCGGCCGGTGCGGGAGTTCCTGTCGTTTTCTGCCACTGCCGAGGACTGA